A portion of the Algisphaera agarilytica genome contains these proteins:
- a CDS encoding MBL fold metallo-hydrolase produces MPPFRIEGLSIAGEESCIHLPEFDIAFDIGLCPRAALPSNYVALTHGHMDHAAALSYYFSQRSFQGMGTGTVLCPKELAMPIHRLMEAWVDIEQQRTPYNVIAMESDQEQEVKNNHYLRAFETVHTVPSLGYTLIEKRTKLKEEFAGLPQERLVELKKKGEEITQTLMIPLVCYTGDTAWGKHFDRDDVLGAKILITECTFMEKGHRKRAGIGKHLHLDHIIDLLERSTAEKVILTHLSRRTHIGMVRKALDQNIPAEHRDRVLVLMDNRANRERYERQVAEASAKG; encoded by the coding sequence GTGCCTCCGTTCCGCATCGAAGGCCTGTCCATCGCGGGTGAAGAGTCCTGCATCCACCTGCCCGAGTTCGACATCGCGTTCGACATCGGCCTGTGCCCACGTGCCGCGTTGCCCTCCAATTACGTCGCCCTGACCCACGGCCACATGGACCACGCCGCGGCTCTGTCCTACTACTTCTCGCAGCGCAGCTTCCAGGGCATGGGCACCGGCACTGTGCTCTGCCCCAAGGAACTGGCCATGCCGATCCACCGGCTCATGGAAGCCTGGGTGGATATCGAACAGCAGCGTACGCCCTACAACGTCATCGCGATGGAATCCGACCAAGAGCAGGAGGTGAAGAACAACCACTACCTGCGTGCGTTCGAAACCGTCCACACCGTGCCTTCGCTGGGCTACACGCTGATCGAGAAGCGCACCAAACTCAAGGAAGAATTTGCCGGGCTCCCGCAGGAACGGCTGGTTGAGCTCAAGAAGAAGGGCGAAGAGATCACCCAGACGCTGATGATCCCGCTGGTGTGCTACACCGGCGACACCGCCTGGGGCAAGCACTTCGACCGCGACGATGTCCTCGGGGCCAAGATCCTGATCACCGAATGCACCTTCATGGAGAAGGGCCACCGCAAACGCGCGGGCATCGGCAAGCACCTGCACCTCGATCACATCATCGACCTGCTCGAACGCAGCACCGCCGAGAAGGTGATTCTGACGCACCTGTCCCGCCGGACGCACATCGGCATGGTCCGCAAGGCGCTGGACCAGAACATCCCCGCCGAGCACCGCGACCGCGTGCTGGTGTTGATGGACAACCGGGCCAACCGCGAGCGCTACGAACGCCAGGTCGCCGAGGCCTCCGCCAAGGGTTAA
- a CDS encoding 4-fold beta flower protein has protein sequence MNSPTDMQPVFGRCGTVIAWIQEDILYDLCGRWVAFFDDEGVYSFRGRLLGFFEDGWFRDQRGDALGFTEHANDEGPVRPICDPVPLPPALDFPPIPATPHHFPVSPMPGVDWSISTWNEFIAGTGNACSMY, from the coding sequence GTGAACTCACCCACCGATATGCAACCTGTCTTCGGCCGCTGCGGCACCGTGATCGCGTGGATCCAGGAAGACATCCTCTACGACCTCTGCGGCCGCTGGGTGGCGTTCTTCGACGATGAAGGCGTGTACAGCTTCCGTGGCCGATTGCTGGGTTTCTTCGAGGACGGCTGGTTCCGCGACCAGCGTGGCGACGCGCTGGGCTTCACCGAACACGCCAACGACGAGGGCCCCGTTCGGCCGATCTGCGACCCCGTGCCGCTTCCCCCGGCTTTGGACTTCCCGCCCATCCCCGCGACACCGCACCACTTCCCCGTCTCGCCGATGCCCGGCGTGGACTGGAGCATCTCGACCTGGAACGAATTCATCGCGGGCACGGGTAACGCCTGCTCGATGTACTGA
- the secD gene encoding protein translocase subunit SecD, with protein MKYPIWKPLLILAVLAGCAALLLLKDGDPKTIDLKPGIDLAGGTTLVYDVLVPDGKDAKSVIDQTIMVQRDRVDPTGVKNLIWRPEIGNRVSITMAQPDPRVKITQEAYEAELKKLRENTLDVTAIDSAVLIEDPEARQQEFQTLANSSEAMVEQLNELAELAAKRDALRAPYEAVNKSWRNAQDEFGASPTDAQQTQLDALFAELNSTASAFSAARDAYTDARAEVLSNAIDPAEVDRIFALSNEVRRGQDVSPRQEALESFKATRPGLVDQIDATAAAWEAFEAVKGPLDDPEDLKRLLRGAGVLEFRISASPGGGGVPAQPLDLSTYMQRLDEKGPRAGLTEDWRWFKVQSLEKFFENREAREALIENPASAGGAFLSRGLVARAYGGDFYVLLSNTPGTAMTGEDDWALNGTTRVSDELGRPAVGFSLDAKGAKLMGQLTGGNVGRQMAIVLDGELMSAPTLQAQLTSGGTITGEFSTAEYQYLLNTLDAGSLEGQLSYDPIKEVTVGSSLGADNLRKGLNACIIAMIVVAIFMAFYYLFSGLVADFALIANMVIILGILSLIEATFTLPGIAGLVLTIGMAVDANVLIFERIREELDAKADLPTAVRLGFDKALSTILDANITTLITCVVLGYTATAEVKGFAVVLGVGILATLFTALFSTRVIIELYLLLTKAKSLPMLPTIVPALAKLLSPKVNWIGLRKLFLPVSVILIVAGLSMAFTRGEDMLDIEFRSGTEVTFTLSDGAQLPIEEVRTRLAEFGDRPEAAEIDAKLQEQIEQVEAQNADRREDKQLDLPTKADWSLLENAQVVTLESDGSQGFSVATLIENSSALSDAIKIIFRDVLDVTETVQFDGLGLSVDEAKGVVEPIVSASLYGSLGREFTEQSPDVQSFVGGVSIVLEDLSPAVSVEDVTERISRMRRQPGYDLLGSRPFKVYGLERAGNDKNGNPSYSTMAVVVKDNETNYAEDRSQFTERLGLAATEWSLVQDALQRDTSLASVSNFSSQVSGTMKQQAIVAMVLSLLAVVGYIWLRFGSLRYGLAAIAALVHDVSITMGILAICGYLSAVPGFQALLLDDFKINLTLIAALLTIVGYSLNDTIVVFDRIRENRGRLSRATPQIINDSINQTVSRTVLTSGTTLIAVLTLYVLGGPGVHGFAFAMLVGVLVGTYSSIAIAAPILLIGDKSGGAGSGVAVTDNRPDPDGSTAAIPSAAATTS; from the coding sequence ATGAAATACCCCATCTGGAAACCCCTGCTGATTCTGGCCGTCCTCGCGGGCTGTGCGGCGCTGCTGCTGCTCAAAGACGGCGACCCGAAGACCATCGACCTCAAGCCGGGCATCGACCTGGCCGGTGGTACCACGCTGGTCTACGACGTGCTCGTTCCCGATGGAAAAGACGCCAAGAGCGTCATCGATCAGACCATCATGGTGCAGCGCGACCGGGTCGACCCCACCGGGGTGAAGAACCTGATCTGGCGTCCGGAGATCGGCAACCGCGTCTCGATCACCATGGCCCAGCCCGACCCGCGGGTGAAGATCACCCAGGAAGCATACGAGGCCGAGCTCAAGAAGCTGCGTGAAAATACGCTGGACGTCACGGCGATCGACTCGGCGGTGCTCATCGAAGACCCCGAAGCCCGCCAGCAAGAATTCCAAACGCTGGCCAACAGCAGCGAGGCGATGGTCGAGCAGCTCAATGAGCTCGCCGAGCTCGCCGCCAAGCGGGACGCGCTGCGTGCGCCCTACGAAGCGGTCAACAAGTCCTGGCGTAATGCCCAGGACGAGTTTGGTGCGTCGCCCACCGACGCGCAGCAGACTCAGCTTGATGCGCTGTTTGCCGAACTGAACTCCACCGCGAGCGCCTTCAGTGCCGCCCGTGACGCCTACACCGATGCCCGGGCTGAGGTGTTGTCCAACGCCATCGACCCGGCCGAGGTCGACCGCATCTTCGCGCTGTCCAACGAGGTGCGTCGCGGTCAGGACGTCTCGCCCCGTCAGGAAGCCTTGGAGAGCTTCAAAGCGACCCGGCCCGGTTTGGTGGATCAGATCGATGCGACCGCCGCCGCTTGGGAAGCCTTCGAAGCGGTGAAGGGGCCGCTAGACGACCCCGAAGACCTCAAGCGTCTGCTCCGCGGGGCAGGTGTTCTGGAATTCCGTATCTCCGCATCTCCCGGTGGCGGCGGGGTGCCCGCTCAGCCGTTGGACCTGTCGACTTACATGCAGCGCCTCGACGAGAAGGGCCCGCGTGCGGGTCTGACCGAGGACTGGCGCTGGTTCAAGGTGCAGTCGCTCGAGAAGTTCTTTGAGAACCGCGAAGCCCGCGAGGCGCTCATCGAGAACCCGGCCTCGGCGGGCGGGGCCTTCCTCTCGCGCGGCCTCGTGGCCCGTGCCTACGGCGGCGACTTCTACGTCCTGCTCTCCAACACCCCGGGCACCGCGATGACCGGCGAAGACGACTGGGCGCTCAACGGTACCACGCGGGTCAGCGACGAACTCGGCCGACCCGCGGTGGGCTTCTCGCTCGACGCCAAGGGCGCCAAGCTCATGGGACAACTCACCGGCGGCAACGTCGGCCGGCAGATGGCCATCGTGCTCGACGGCGAACTGATGTCCGCCCCGACCCTGCAGGCCCAGCTCACCTCCGGCGGCACCATCACCGGCGAGTTCTCCACCGCCGAGTACCAATACCTGCTCAACACCCTCGACGCGGGTTCGCTGGAGGGCCAACTCTCCTACGACCCGATCAAAGAGGTCACCGTTGGGTCTTCTTTGGGTGCTGACAACCTTCGCAAAGGCCTGAACGCCTGCATCATCGCGATGATCGTGGTGGCTATCTTCATGGCGTTCTACTACCTGTTCTCCGGCCTTGTCGCCGACTTCGCGCTGATCGCCAACATGGTGATCATCCTCGGCATCCTGTCGCTGATCGAGGCGACCTTCACCCTGCCCGGTATCGCGGGACTGGTGCTGACCATTGGTATGGCGGTCGACGCCAACGTGCTGATCTTCGAACGGATCCGCGAAGAGCTCGACGCGAAGGCCGATCTGCCCACCGCGGTGCGTCTGGGTTTCGATAAGGCGTTGTCCACCATTCTGGACGCCAACATCACCACGCTGATCACCTGTGTTGTGCTGGGCTACACCGCCACGGCCGAAGTCAAGGGCTTCGCGGTCGTGCTGGGCGTGGGTATCCTCGCCACGCTGTTCACCGCGTTGTTCTCGACGCGGGTGATCATCGAACTCTACCTGCTGCTGACCAAGGCCAAGAGCCTGCCGATGCTGCCCACGATCGTGCCGGCGTTGGCCAAGCTGTTGTCGCCCAAAGTGAACTGGATCGGGTTGCGGAAGCTGTTCCTGCCCGTGAGCGTGATCCTGATCGTGGCCGGCCTCTCCATGGCGTTTACCCGCGGCGAAGACATGCTCGACATCGAGTTCCGCTCCGGCACCGAGGTGACGTTCACGCTGTCCGACGGGGCGCAGCTGCCGATTGAAGAAGTGCGCACCCGTCTGGCGGAGTTCGGCGATCGCCCCGAGGCCGCCGAGATCGACGCCAAACTCCAGGAACAGATCGAACAGGTCGAGGCCCAGAACGCCGACCGTCGGGAAGACAAGCAATTGGACCTTCCCACCAAGGCCGACTGGTCGCTGCTGGAAAATGCTCAGGTCGTCACGCTCGAGAGCGATGGCAGCCAGGGCTTCAGCGTCGCCACCCTGATCGAAAACTCCTCGGCCCTGAGTGACGCGATCAAGATCATCTTCCGCGATGTCTTGGATGTCACCGAAACCGTTCAGTTCGACGGCCTGGGGCTGTCGGTTGATGAAGCCAAGGGTGTCGTCGAGCCGATCGTGTCCGCCTCGCTGTACGGCAGCCTCGGCCGAGAGTTCACCGAGCAGTCGCCGGACGTCCAGAGCTTTGTGGGCGGTGTGTCGATCGTCCTGGAAGACCTCAGCCCCGCGGTGAGCGTCGAAGACGTCACCGAGCGGATCTCGCGGATGCGTCGTCAGCCGGGCTACGACCTGCTGGGTTCGCGCCCGTTCAAGGTCTACGGCCTCGAGCGTGCGGGCAACGACAAGAACGGCAACCCGAGCTACTCGACGATGGCCGTGGTCGTGAAAGACAACGAGACCAACTACGCCGAGGACCGCAGCCAATTCACCGAACGGCTGGGTCTGGCCGCGACCGAGTGGTCGCTGGTCCAGGACGCGCTGCAGCGCGACACCAGCCTCGCCAGCGTGAGTAACTTCTCGAGCCAGGTCTCGGGCACGATGAAGCAGCAGGCGATCGTCGCCATGGTGCTGTCGCTGCTCGCGGTCGTCGGCTACATCTGGCTCCGCTTCGGCAGCCTCCGGTACGGCCTGGCCGCCATCGCCGCGCTGGTCCACGACGTGTCGATCACCATGGGTATCCTCGCGATCTGCGGTTACCTCTCGGCCGTGCCCGGCTTCCAGGCGTTGCTGCTGGACGACTTCAAGATCAACCTGACGCTGATCGCGGCGCTGCTGACGATCGTCGGTTATTCGTTGAACGACACCATCGTCGTCTTCGACCGCATCCGCGAGAACCGCGGCCGGCTGAGCCGGGCGACCCCGCAGATCATCAACGACTCGATCAACCAGACGGTCAGCCGTACGGTTCTGACCTCGGGCACCACGTTGATCGCGGTGCTGACGCTGTATGTCCTGGGTGGCCCGGGCGTGCACGGCTTCGCTTTCGCCATGCTCGTGGGTGTGCTCGTGGGTACCTACTCGTCGATCGCCATCGCCGCCCCGATCCTGCTCATCGGCGACAAGTCCGGCGGTGCGGGCTCGGGCGTCGCGGTCACCGATAACCGCCCCGACCCGGACGGCAGCACCGCGGCGATCCCCTCAGCGGCCGCGACCACGAGCTGA
- a CDS encoding response regulator transcription factor yields MSTQATVFIVDDDPGVRDSLKYMIESGGYRVEAFENARQMIDRARAMVSGCLVADLRLPGMSGLDMFDKLREIGVNLPTIVITGHGDVTAAVRAMKAGALDFIEKPFSDQALLDRIGTAMQINSANQVAAQEIAQVDHCYQRLTPRERQVMAAVVEGRLNKQIASDLRLSHKTIEVHRAHVMEKMSAKSLAELVRMAVLLEQHCHV; encoded by the coding sequence ATGTCTACACAAGCGACCGTTTTCATCGTCGACGATGACCCGGGGGTCCGGGATTCGTTGAAGTACATGATTGAGTCTGGGGGGTATCGGGTGGAAGCGTTTGAGAACGCTCGCCAGATGATCGACCGGGCTCGGGCCATGGTTTCGGGCTGCCTGGTGGCCGACCTCCGGCTGCCGGGCATGTCGGGGCTGGACATGTTCGACAAGCTCCGGGAGATCGGCGTCAACCTGCCCACCATCGTCATCACCGGGCACGGCGACGTGACCGCCGCAGTCCGCGCCATGAAGGCCGGGGCCTTGGACTTCATCGAGAAGCCCTTCTCCGACCAGGCGCTGCTCGATCGGATCGGCACCGCGATGCAGATCAACTCCGCGAATCAGGTCGCCGCGCAAGAGATCGCGCAGGTCGACCACTGCTACCAGCGTCTCACCCCGAGGGAACGCCAGGTCATGGCCGCGGTGGTCGAGGGGCGTCTGAACAAGCAGATCGCTTCAGACCTGAGGCTGTCGCACAAGACCATCGAGGTGCACCGCGCCCACGTGATGGAAAAGATGAGCGCCAAGTCTCTCGCGGAGTTGGTGCGTATGGCGGTTCTTCTCGAACAGCACTGCCACGTCTGA
- a CDS encoding DUF5658 family protein, whose translation MTTAFGFGTLPGVRTTRLASWWRNTLNPALHKTLQLPRAYLSYVGLSAMDGLCTGAILALGGWEVNPIANAVLARFGFPGMIVFKFFIVAMVILMCEKIVREKPRAGRAVMAIAIAATMVPVLVAALEFACYVFWPG comes from the coding sequence ATGACCACGGCGTTTGGATTCGGGACACTTCCGGGTGTCAGGACGACTCGGCTGGCTTCGTGGTGGAGGAACACCCTCAACCCCGCGTTGCACAAGACGCTGCAACTCCCGCGGGCATACCTGAGTTATGTGGGGCTCTCGGCGATGGACGGGCTGTGCACCGGCGCGATCCTGGCTTTGGGTGGATGGGAGGTCAACCCGATCGCCAACGCGGTGCTGGCGCGATTCGGCTTCCCGGGGATGATCGTGTTCAAGTTCTTCATCGTGGCGATGGTGATCCTGATGTGCGAGAAGATTGTGCGTGAGAAGCCGCGCGCGGGGCGGGCGGTGATGGCGATCGCGATCGCCGCGACGATGGTGCCGGTGCTGGTCGCCGCGTTGGAGTTTGCTTGTTACGTGTTCTGGCCGGGTTAA
- a CDS encoding BtpA/SgcQ family protein, with translation MTAKQKDRTAMKIVGMLHAPALPGAPGYAGDWSALRDFVLRDAAALVEGGVHGLMLENFGDVPFFSGRVPAEVVACLTRLACDVKREVGEEVPLGINVLRNDGESALAVASACGAAYVRVNVLSGAVVTDQGVIQGDAARMLRRRREMGAEGVAVWADVRVKHAAPMGQGWRPLEEEVEELVLRAGASGVIVSGSGTGKATDADELRGVREVMDGLGDQAVPIWVGSGATADTAAGLLEHADGLIVGTWVKAGGQLGRPVETERVKRLMAEVPGS, from the coding sequence ATGACCGCAAAGCAAAAAGATCGTACGGCGATGAAGATCGTGGGGATGCTGCACGCTCCGGCGTTGCCCGGCGCTCCGGGGTATGCAGGGGATTGGTCGGCGCTGCGCGACTTTGTGTTGCGTGACGCGGCGGCGTTGGTGGAGGGCGGGGTCCACGGCCTGATGCTGGAGAACTTCGGGGATGTGCCGTTCTTTTCGGGGCGGGTACCCGCGGAGGTGGTGGCGTGTCTGACACGTTTGGCCTGCGATGTGAAGCGTGAGGTAGGCGAGGAGGTGCCGCTTGGGATCAACGTGCTGCGCAACGACGGCGAGAGTGCGCTGGCGGTGGCGTCGGCGTGCGGGGCGGCGTATGTGCGCGTGAACGTGCTCAGCGGGGCGGTGGTGACCGATCAGGGGGTGATCCAGGGTGACGCCGCGCGGATGCTACGTCGGCGCCGGGAGATGGGGGCAGAGGGTGTCGCGGTGTGGGCGGATGTGCGGGTGAAGCACGCGGCTCCGATGGGGCAGGGCTGGCGGCCTCTGGAAGAAGAGGTGGAAGAGCTGGTGCTGCGTGCCGGGGCCTCAGGCGTGATCGTCTCGGGCAGCGGGACCGGCAAGGCGACGGATGCGGATGAGCTCCGCGGGGTGCGTGAGGTGATGGATGGATTGGGCGATCAGGCGGTGCCGATCTGGGTCGGCAGCGGCGCCACGGCCGATACCGCGGCGGGCCTGCTCGAACACGCGGATGGCCTAATCGTCGGCACCTGGGTGAAGGCAGGGGGGCAGCTCGGCCGGCCCGTGGAAACTGAGCGAGTTAAACGGCTGATGGCCGAGGTCCCCGGCTCGTGA
- a CDS encoding tRNA guanosine(34) transglycosylase Tgt, translating to MSAISYELLQQDETSNARLGRVTTPHGSFDTPAFMPVGTQGTIKGLLPQSVADTGAQIVLGNTYHLLLRPGSELIAKMGGLQDWTGWRGPMLTDSGGFQVFSLGNLNKIDDDGVKFKSHLDGAEFHLTPERSMLVQEQLGADIIMAFDDCPPAAVEKLNPRNVADSPVRSDSARTQTAEPAVMTPAEYAKRVEIANERTLRWLDRCVKAHRASGRWDEQGLFGIVQGGTDLDQRTFCAEQVTQHDLPGFAIGGVAVGEGSDEIRSVVEHTAPLLPSDKPRYLMGVGYERDIVAAVRAGVDMFDCVLPTRNGRNASAFTSTGLIRLKNAKFAEDPRPIEEGCDCVTCTGFSRSYIRHLFQANEMLGGILVSLHNLRHFQRLLLDIRGAIRDNAWSSLAERWPVAFPAGA from the coding sequence ATGTCCGCGATCTCCTACGAGCTGCTCCAGCAAGACGAAACCTCGAACGCCCGCCTCGGCCGGGTGACGACGCCGCACGGCTCGTTCGACACCCCCGCGTTCATGCCCGTGGGCACGCAGGGCACGATCAAGGGCCTGCTGCCCCAGTCCGTGGCCGACACCGGAGCCCAGATCGTCCTGGGCAACACGTATCACCTGCTGCTGCGACCGGGCAGCGAGCTCATCGCAAAGATGGGCGGGCTGCAGGACTGGACGGGCTGGCGGGGCCCGATGCTGACCGACTCGGGTGGGTTTCAGGTGTTTAGTCTCGGCAACCTCAACAAGATCGACGACGACGGCGTCAAATTTAAAAGCCACCTCGATGGCGCGGAGTTCCACCTCACGCCCGAGCGGTCGATGCTCGTGCAGGAGCAGCTCGGGGCCGACATCATCATGGCGTTCGACGACTGCCCGCCCGCCGCGGTCGAGAAGCTGAATCCCCGGAACGTGGCCGACTCGCCGGTGCGGTCCGACTCGGCGCGAACCCAAACCGCCGAGCCCGCGGTGATGACTCCGGCCGAGTACGCCAAGCGGGTCGAGATCGCCAACGAACGCACGCTCCGCTGGCTGGATCGCTGCGTGAAAGCCCACCGGGCGAGCGGCCGGTGGGACGAGCAGGGCCTGTTCGGCATCGTGCAGGGCGGCACGGACCTGGATCAGCGGACGTTCTGTGCCGAGCAGGTCACCCAGCACGACCTGCCGGGCTTCGCCATCGGCGGGGTGGCGGTCGGCGAGGGCAGCGACGAGATCCGCAGCGTGGTCGAGCACACGGCTCCGCTGCTGCCGTCCGATAAGCCGCGGTACCTCATGGGCGTGGGCTACGAGCGGGACATCGTAGCCGCGGTCCGGGCGGGGGTGGACATGTTTGACTGCGTGCTGCCGACCCGCAACGGCCGAAACGCCAGCGCCTTCACCTCGACGGGCCTGATCCGCCTCAAAAACGCGAAATTCGCCGAGGACCCCCGGCCGATCGAGGAGGGCTGCGACTGCGTGACCTGCACGGGGTTCTCCCGCTCCTATATCCGCCACCTCTTCCAGGCCAACGAGATGCTGGGCGGGATCCTCGTGAGCCTGCACAACCTGCGGCACTTTCAACGCCTGCTATTGGACATCCGCGGGGCGATCCGTGACAATGCGTGGTCCTCGCTAGCCGAGCGCTGGCCGGTCGCATTCCCGGCTGGCGCATGA
- a CDS encoding class I SAM-dependent methyltransferase: MPHTPPSIAVSYDQPHQQAWAEAVAAQLGLPIARKFNDPHPMHLAVAEVPVGQAERLELRVVEAGHPLAGGHGVFADLPQLDTTSPAGRSLKTPLLKAVGINKRSGATRPRVLDATAGLGEDTWLLAAAGCTVTAVERHPIVHALLADALQRARLTEPDITDRITLADRTDATDALREAAETSRFDVVLIDPMFPGSPRRKTTERKPMRVLRWLVGEDADADGLLESAMKAASRRVVVKRPKHAPHLAGVEPVAVHSGKGLRFEVIPTS; encoded by the coding sequence ATGCCCCACACCCCGCCGAGCATCGCGGTGTCGTACGACCAGCCCCATCAGCAGGCTTGGGCCGAAGCGGTAGCGGCACAGCTCGGCTTGCCGATCGCCCGGAAATTCAACGACCCCCACCCGATGCACCTGGCCGTCGCGGAGGTTCCGGTCGGCCAAGCCGAACGGTTGGAGCTGCGGGTGGTTGAAGCGGGCCACCCCTTGGCGGGCGGGCACGGCGTGTTCGCCGACCTGCCTCAACTCGACACGACCAGCCCCGCGGGCCGTTCCCTGAAAACCCCGCTGCTCAAAGCCGTAGGGATCAACAAACGCAGCGGCGCGACTCGGCCGCGTGTTCTCGACGCCACCGCCGGACTGGGTGAAGACACCTGGCTGCTGGCCGCGGCGGGCTGCACGGTGACCGCGGTCGAGCGTCACCCCATCGTCCACGCCCTGCTCGCCGACGCCTTGCAGCGGGCCCGGCTTACCGAGCCAGACATCACAGACCGCATCACCCTCGCAGACCGCACCGACGCCACAGACGCGCTTCGTGAGGCGGCGGAAACTTCGCGGTTTGATGTGGTGCTGATCGATCCGATGTTCCCGGGTTCGCCGAGGCGGAAGACCACCGAACGCAAGCCGATGCGGGTGCTGCGTTGGCTGGTGGGCGAGGATGCGGACGCCGACGGGCTGCTGGAAAGCGCGATGAAAGCTGCGTCTCGGCGGGTCGTGGTCAAACGCCCGAAGCACGCCCCGCACCTAGCGGGGGTCGAGCCCGTGGCGGTTCACTCTGGGAAAGGCTTGCGGTTTGAGGTGATCCCGACCTCGTGA
- a CDS encoding rhomboid family protein: MGAGDRDYLKEEARRWGGGGGGMGGGGFGIAMPGRRSVVFWLLVINIGVFFADGILGRVLLGNHGGMNPLEGWGYFSAEKGLLGFQVWRLLTFQFLHAGLGHILGNMLGLFFFGPMIEQHFGSKRFLAFYLLSGAVAALVYVLLWLSGIFVSNAAAPLVGASGGVFAILAAATLLAPNMRVLLFFLIPIPIKVLVWGLLLVAAYVVLAQGATPGTNAGGQAAHLGGALAGFILVKRANWLNWADRVSPSSIQDGINEGRFQKKLERERATEAEIDRILAKVSEKGLASLTKKEKKTLNQASESKQ, from the coding sequence ATGGGCGCAGGCGACCGTGACTATTTAAAAGAAGAAGCGCGACGCTGGGGCGGCGGCGGTGGTGGCATGGGCGGTGGTGGCTTCGGCATCGCGATGCCGGGGCGGCGATCGGTCGTGTTTTGGCTGCTTGTGATCAATATCGGGGTGTTTTTCGCAGATGGGATTTTGGGCCGGGTGCTCCTCGGTAATCATGGTGGGATGAATCCGCTCGAGGGATGGGGCTATTTCTCGGCCGAGAAAGGCCTCCTGGGATTTCAGGTTTGGCGACTGCTGACTTTTCAGTTTCTTCATGCTGGGTTGGGCCACATCCTCGGAAATATGCTGGGGCTGTTTTTCTTCGGCCCCATGATCGAGCAGCACTTCGGGTCTAAACGCTTTTTGGCGTTTTATCTGTTGTCGGGTGCGGTGGCGGCTTTGGTTTATGTTCTGCTGTGGCTGTCGGGTATTTTTGTGAGCAACGCGGCGGCGCCACTGGTTGGAGCATCTGGCGGGGTGTTTGCGATCCTTGCGGCTGCAACCCTTCTTGCTCCCAACATGCGGGTCTTGCTTTTCTTCCTCATCCCGATTCCGATCAAGGTTCTGGTTTGGGGTTTATTGTTGGTTGCCGCATATGTGGTCTTGGCTCAGGGGGCAACACCTGGCACGAATGCGGGGGGGCAGGCGGCACACCTGGGTGGCGCTTTGGCCGGTTTTATCCTGGTAAAGCGAGCAAATTGGCTTAACTGGGCCGACCGCGTCTCACCCTCGTCTATTCAGGACGGCATCAACGAAGGACGCTTCCAGAAAAAGCTCGAGCGGGAGCGCGCGACCGAGGCGGAGATCGACCGCATCCTCGCCAAGGTGAGCGAAAAAGGCCTTGCGAGCCTGACCAAGAAAGAAAAGAAAACCCTGAATCAGGCGAGCGAGTCGAAGCAGTAA
- the yajC gene encoding preprotein translocase subunit YajC, translating to MNPFIDSTWPVTLAQADDSVAPASAELNSAVEGAPGAAGTQAPGGTQDGEATPSASPLSALLFPMILVIGLLFIFSMSGNRKEKKRRAELMANLSKGAKVQTVGGVIGKVVEVRDDEVLVKVDENTNTSLRFAKSAISSVTSED from the coding sequence ATGAACCCGTTTATTGATTCGACCTGGCCCGTAACCCTGGCCCAAGCTGACGACTCCGTGGCCCCTGCGAGTGCTGAATTGAACAGCGCGGTGGAGGGTGCGCCCGGCGCCGCCGGCACCCAGGCTCCAGGGGGTACCCAGGACGGTGAAGCAACTCCCTCCGCCAGCCCGCTCTCGGCCCTGTTGTTCCCGATGATCTTGGTCATCGGCTTGTTGTTCATCTTCTCGATGAGCGGCAACCGCAAGGAAAAGAAACGCCGGGCCGAGCTGATGGCCAACCTCAGCAAGGGCGCTAAGGTTCAGACCGTCGGCGGTGTGATCGGCAAGGTCGTCGAAGTCCGCGACGACGAAGTCCTGGTCAAAGTCGACGAGAACACCAACACCAGCTTGCGTTTCGCCAAGTCTGCGATCAGCAGCGTCACGTCAGAAGACTGA